In a single window of the Halobaculum lipolyticum genome:
- a CDS encoding archaellin/type IV pilin N-terminal domain-containing protein, whose amino-acid sequence MFEFITDEEERGQVGIGTLIVFIAMVLVAAIAAGVLINTAGFLQSKSQETGQQSSKQVSDRLQEVVTVGQVDTANNQIEAVNVTVTQAPGAGEIDLQNATINWIGPAGTETLTHDQASGTDWQFNTTAVKNTDGSTTVLNDADDRFNLNFDLTDTNAPDPLAEGEEVTIKINTMSGATTSIRFTVPESLGQKSAVEL is encoded by the coding sequence ATGTTCGAATTCATCACGGACGAGGAAGAGCGCGGTCAGGTCGGTATCGGGACGCTCATCGTGTTCATCGCGATGGTGCTCGTGGCAGCGATCGCCGCGGGTGTCCTGATCAACACCGCTGGCTTCCTCCAGAGCAAGTCGCAGGAGACCGGACAGCAGTCGAGCAAGCAGGTCAGTGACCGCCTGCAGGAGGTCGTCACTGTCGGGCAGGTCGACACGGCGAACAACCAGATCGAGGCCGTCAACGTGACGGTCACGCAGGCGCCCGGCGCCGGCGAGATCGACCTCCAGAACGCCACGATCAACTGGATCGGCCCGGCCGGGACGGAGACGCTGACGCACGACCAGGCGTCCGGCACCGACTGGCAGTTCAACACCACCGCGGTGAAGAACACCGACGGCTCCACCACCGTCCTGAACGACGCGGACGACCGCTTCAACCTCAACTTCGACCTCACCGACACCAACGCACCCGACCCGCTCGCGGAGGGTGAGGAAGTGACGATCAAGATCAACACCATGTCCGGCGCGACCACGAGCATCCGCTTCACGGTGCCCGAGTCGCTCGGTCAAAAGAGCGCGGTCGAACTGTAA
- a CDS encoding chemotaxis protein CheD yields the protein MSDAVSPSDSPPAGGSSSPPLGETSTPRRKVGLSDAAVATDGAVLVTSGLGSCLGVAIFHPATGVGGLLHAMLPTAGDRPGADEKFVVEGIDALVEALTAAGADPDALRAKIAGAAKMIEFDVGEDGGSVGDRNVAAAEAALAERGIPLVAADTGGDRGRSLRFETGDGALLVSYAGGETVAL from the coding sequence GTGAGCGACGCTGTGAGTCCCTCCGACTCCCCGCCAGCGGGCGGGTCGTCGTCGCCGCCGCTCGGCGAGACGTCGACCCCGCGCCGGAAGGTGGGGTTGTCGGACGCGGCCGTCGCGACCGACGGCGCCGTGCTCGTCACCAGCGGGCTGGGGTCGTGTCTCGGCGTCGCGATCTTCCACCCGGCGACCGGCGTCGGCGGACTGCTCCACGCGATGTTGCCCACGGCGGGCGACCGGCCGGGCGCCGACGAGAAGTTCGTGGTCGAGGGGATCGACGCGCTGGTCGAGGCGCTGACGGCGGCCGGCGCCGACCCCGACGCGCTCCGCGCGAAGATCGCCGGCGCGGCGAAGATGATCGAGTTCGACGTCGGCGAGGACGGCGGCTCGGTGGGCGACCGCAACGTCGCCGCCGCGGAGGCGGCGCTCGCCGAACGGGGGATCCCGCTGGTGGCCGCCGACACCGGCGGCGACCGCGGGCGCTCGCTCCGGTTCGAGACCGGCGACGGCGCGCTCTTGGTGTCGTACGCGGGCGGCGAGACGGTCGCGCTGTAA
- a CDS encoding FlaD/FlaE family flagellar protein gives MGLLTALSGAWVGGIPGADAGLLVSLGLLGASLLDRFRDGDDGPEDVDDGDDLLGGDDGAFGGGGGDGGGDDLGDLGGMDGMDDWDDDDPFAGEDGGDDGVAELEKRVDDLENEVASLSSTVNTVRSENEEISGKVEDMGEDVRSLLDIYEMVTRGINPFVDDVQTGGDLGGGEGGFGLFDDAGGEEEEEDDLDEDLASADAEGFFDEDLADDGFDDEDDLDEMDEMDEGDEFDDDLDGFGDEDDDTETDTMATDNGGGKSFSELKDEYESGDAEWDEGAEPEPEDDGEDDALDALDTQPETNGHDEAGDLGFDDEPEPEPEPESTAAPTDPSRRSEGVDDDGGFEFVEEDDLSDEPDKPYLTSLPGDYVGDLMVMEWLEFLVEESTTTDAVRAINYYQRVEWIDDEVADQLKGFLSGFGDIDRNLMDRPGTDHLDLDHHTRSLKYIMQLTDATAESVVIDRWPQLSGGMHGPQR, from the coding sequence ATGGGTCTCCTCACCGCGCTATCCGGAGCATGGGTCGGCGGGATCCCGGGAGCCGACGCGGGACTGCTGGTCTCGCTCGGGCTGCTGGGCGCCAGCCTGCTCGACCGCTTCCGCGACGGCGACGACGGGCCCGAGGACGTCGACGACGGCGACGATCTGCTCGGCGGCGACGACGGCGCCTTCGGCGGCGGCGGCGGCGACGGCGGCGGCGACGACCTCGGCGACCTCGGCGGCATGGACGGAATGGACGACTGGGACGACGACGACCCCTTCGCGGGCGAAGACGGCGGGGACGACGGCGTCGCCGAACTCGAGAAACGGGTCGACGACCTCGAGAACGAGGTCGCGAGCCTCTCTTCGACCGTCAACACGGTTCGCTCGGAGAACGAGGAGATCTCCGGGAAGGTCGAGGACATGGGCGAGGACGTCCGCAGTCTCCTCGACATCTACGAGATGGTCACACGGGGGATCAACCCCTTCGTCGACGACGTCCAGACCGGCGGCGACCTCGGCGGCGGCGAGGGCGGCTTCGGGCTGTTCGACGACGCCGGCGGCGAAGAGGAGGAGGAAGACGACCTCGACGAGGACTTAGCAAGCGCCGACGCCGAGGGCTTCTTCGACGAGGATCTGGCCGACGACGGCTTCGACGACGAGGACGACCTCGACGAGATGGACGAGATGGACGAGGGAGACGAGTTCGACGACGACCTCGACGGCTTCGGGGACGAGGACGACGACACCGAAACAGACACCATGGCGACCGACAACGGCGGCGGCAAGAGCTTCAGTGAACTGAAAGACGAGTACGAGTCCGGCGACGCCGAGTGGGACGAGGGCGCCGAACCCGAACCCGAGGACGACGGCGAGGACGACGCGCTCGACGCGCTCGACACCCAGCCCGAGACCAACGGCCACGACGAGGCCGGCGACCTGGGCTTCGACGACGAGCCGGAGCCGGAGCCGGAACCCGAGTCGACGGCGGCTCCGACCGACCCGAGCAGACGCTCGGAGGGTGTCGACGACGACGGCGGCTTCGAGTTCGTCGAGGAGGACGACCTCTCCGACGAGCCGGACAAGCCGTACCTCACGAGCCTGCCCGGCGACTACGTGGGCGACCTGATGGTGATGGAGTGGCTGGAGTTCCTCGTCGAGGAGTCCACCACCACCGACGCGGTGCGGGCGATCAACTACTACCAGCGCGTCGAGTGGATCGACGACGAAGTGGCCGACCAGCTCAAGGGGTTCCTCTCGGGCTTCGGCGACATCGACCGCAACCTGATGGACCGCCCCGGCACCGACCACCTCGATCTGGACCACCACACCCGCTCGCTCAAGTACATCATGCAGCTGACCGACGCCACGGCCGAGTCCGTCGTCATCGACCGGTGGCCACAGCTCTCGGGGGGCATGCATGGGCCTCAGCGTTAG
- a CDS encoding response regulator transcription factor, with protein sequence MTRHVLIVEDEPEVAELYRGYLAGDYDVTVANTGEEALELVDEHTDAVLLDRRLPDTSGADILAEIRDRDLDCRVAMVTAVEPDVDIVEMGFDLYLVKPATRDDIQSAVERLGTRAQYDDTLQRTAALVTKRAVLEAERTPAELRSSPEYETLLADIETLQSDLEDLADAFSPDDYRMLFRDMSKSSASESA encoded by the coding sequence GTGACACGGCACGTGCTCATCGTCGAGGACGAACCCGAGGTCGCCGAGTTGTACCGTGGCTACCTCGCCGGTGACTACGACGTGACCGTCGCGAACACCGGGGAGGAGGCGCTCGAACTCGTCGACGAGCACACCGACGCCGTGCTGCTCGACCGACGACTGCCCGACACCTCCGGCGCCGACATCCTCGCGGAGATCCGCGACCGCGACCTCGACTGCCGCGTGGCGATGGTGACGGCCGTGGAACCGGACGTCGACATCGTCGAGATGGGGTTCGACCTGTACCTCGTGAAGCCCGCGACCCGCGACGACATCCAGTCGGCCGTCGAACGGCTCGGCACCCGCGCCCAGTACGACGACACCCTCCAGCGTACGGCGGCGCTCGTGACGAAACGGGCCGTGTTGGAGGCGGAGCGAACGCCCGCCGAACTCCGCTCCTCGCCCGAGTACGAGACCCTGTTGGCGGACATCGAGACCCTGCAGTCGGACCTGGAGGACCTCGCCGACGCGTTCTCGCCCGACGACTACCGAATGCTGTTCCGGGACATGAGCAAGTCCTCGGCGTCCGAGTCGGCGTAA
- a CDS encoding type II/IV secretion system ATPase subunit, with product MTDQGQANPSSELKQLAMKRPHLREHLQKFKQITGEFPMFVDDIDGEHEARRPNVLYPVGGPIYCHVYGDFGQDTKYYTVEPTLSGAEEQVLDTVKSKLLRQSGHKPAPEGESGYDDLIEELLEEVTAVTEEQGQRNVLSTIKNFGRVEVSKQTYDNIRYRLNRDIVGFGPLEPVMRDPENEDIHVIGPKECHVDHGVFGMLETTVDFGTPKEFDNWLRNMGERMGDPVSDSNPIIDSTLPDGSRINIIYSDDVSIKGSSLTIRQGEETPLSINQITNWGTLSPELAAYLWLCLENEQTVFVVGETASGKTTTLNAVLSYIPRDSKIYTAEDTAEVIPPHNTWQQLLTREGDGGESNDVDMFDLVAAALRSRPDYIIVGEVRGAEGRMAFQAAQTGHPVMLTFHASDIVSMIQRFTSEPINVPETFMDVADVALFQNRVKQGDKVLRRVTSVQEIEGYSKEMDGVVTRQVFDWDPVEDEIVFRGRNNSYVLEEQIATLLGYADTRDIYDDLSFRAELIERMIQEGILGYHEVNEAITSFQRDGVDGLPFDMHRTT from the coding sequence ATGACAGATCAGGGACAGGCCAACCCGTCGAGCGAGTTGAAGCAGCTGGCGATGAAGCGCCCGCACCTGCGGGAGCACCTACAGAAGTTCAAACAGATCACCGGCGAGTTCCCGATGTTCGTCGACGACATCGACGGGGAGCACGAGGCCCGGCGACCGAACGTGCTCTACCCGGTCGGCGGCCCGATCTACTGTCACGTGTACGGCGACTTCGGGCAGGACACGAAGTACTACACCGTCGAGCCGACCCTCTCGGGCGCCGAAGAGCAGGTGCTCGACACGGTCAAGTCGAAGCTCCTGCGCCAGAGCGGCCACAAGCCCGCGCCGGAGGGCGAGTCGGGCTACGACGACCTCATCGAGGAGCTGCTGGAGGAGGTCACCGCCGTCACCGAAGAGCAGGGCCAGCGCAACGTCCTCTCGACGATCAAGAACTTCGGCCGCGTCGAGGTGTCCAAGCAGACGTACGACAACATCCGCTACCGGCTCAACCGCGACATCGTCGGCTTCGGCCCGCTGGAGCCGGTCATGCGCGACCCGGAGAACGAGGACATCCACGTCATCGGGCCGAAGGAGTGCCACGTCGACCACGGCGTGTTCGGGATGTTGGAGACGACCGTCGACTTCGGGACGCCCAAGGAGTTCGACAACTGGCTGCGCAACATGGGCGAGCGGATGGGCGACCCCGTCTCCGACTCAAACCCCATCATCGACTCCACGCTGCCGGACGGGTCGCGTATCAACATCATCTACTCCGACGACGTGTCGATCAAGGGGTCCTCGCTCACCATCCGGCAGGGCGAGGAGACGCCGCTGTCGATCAACCAGATCACGAACTGGGGGACGCTCAGCCCCGAACTGGCGGCGTACCTCTGGCTGTGTCTGGAGAACGAGCAGACCGTGTTCGTCGTCGGGGAGACGGCGTCCGGGAAGACGACGACGCTCAACGCCGTCCTCTCGTACATCCCCCGCGACTCGAAGATCTACACCGCGGAGGACACCGCGGAGGTCATCCCGCCGCACAACACGTGGCAGCAGCTCCTCACCCGCGAGGGCGACGGCGGCGAGTCGAACGACGTCGACATGTTCGACCTCGTCGCGGCCGCGCTGCGTTCGCGCCCCGACTACATCATCGTGGGGGAGGTGCGTGGCGCCGAGGGCCGGATGGCGTTCCAGGCGGCCCAGACGGGCCACCCCGTGATGCTGACGTTCCACGCCTCCGACATCGTCTCGATGATCCAGCGGTTCACCTCCGAGCCGATCAACGTCCCGGAGACGTTCATGGACGTGGCCGACGTGGCGCTGTTCCAGAACCGCGTCAAGCAGGGCGACAAGGTCCTCCGTCGGGTCACCTCCGTCCAGGAGATCGAGGGGTACTCCAAGGAGATGGACGGCGTCGTCACCCGGCAGGTGTTCGACTGGGACCCCGTGGAAGACGAGATCGTGTTCCGCGGACGCAACAACTCCTACGTGCTCGAAGAACAGATCGCGACGCTGCTGGGGTACGCCGACACCCGCGACATCTACGACGACCTGAGCTTCCGTGCGGAGCTGATCGAGCGGATGATCCAGGAGGGGATCCTCGGCTACCACGAGGTGAACGAGGCGATCACCTCCTTCCAGCGCGACGGCGTCGACGGACTGCCCTTCGACATGCACCGGACGACGTGA
- a CDS encoding chemotaxis protein CheC has product MYVDIQSLGEFSDLASQGADRAADALGQLAGTNVYVDVTDVTLMAAGDLREAFAGREFVGVEIGLRGGIAGQTVMAFEMDAATNLVERLLPGGGDDELVRSGVTEAGNIMTSGFIDGWADHLGVAIDMTPPAYVRASGTDILPDGAFDDDRQGVFMFESQVSSMDEDLEFTIYMLPEYAGFTDMLGHDGPVGEAGDAVPVNKLPTFNEMTRQGAASAADNITMMTGTETDVDVSRLRFVPVQDVPTELGKETVAGTVFELHGDPSGYLAILFDESSAEEVAGGMIPTETDPGIGDMEKGALRELGNIMTSGFIDGWANVLGTSIEHTPPQFVHDMGSAVMSPLVSRLGQTQDHAFIIDSTVRTPDGNVRCDIYALPDQRELAAALDRIEPAATDGGLPR; this is encoded by the coding sequence ATGTACGTCGATATCCAGTCGCTGGGGGAGTTCTCCGATCTCGCGAGCCAGGGCGCCGACCGCGCGGCCGACGCGCTCGGCCAACTGGCGGGCACGAACGTGTACGTCGACGTGACGGACGTGACGCTGATGGCCGCGGGCGACCTCCGGGAGGCGTTCGCGGGACGGGAGTTCGTCGGCGTCGAGATCGGGCTGCGGGGCGGGATCGCCGGCCAGACGGTGATGGCGTTCGAGATGGACGCCGCCACGAACCTCGTCGAACGGCTCCTGCCGGGGGGCGGCGACGACGAACTGGTTCGCAGCGGCGTCACCGAGGCCGGCAACATCATGACGTCGGGGTTCATCGACGGCTGGGCCGACCACCTCGGCGTCGCCATCGACATGACGCCGCCGGCGTACGTGCGCGCCTCGGGTACGGACATCCTCCCCGACGGCGCGTTCGACGACGACCGGCAGGGCGTGTTCATGTTCGAGTCACAGGTGTCGTCGATGGACGAGGACCTGGAGTTCACGATCTACATGCTGCCGGAGTACGCCGGCTTCACCGACATGCTGGGCCACGACGGCCCGGTCGGCGAGGCGGGCGACGCCGTGCCGGTGAACAAGCTGCCGACGTTCAACGAGATGACCCGGCAGGGCGCCGCCTCGGCCGCCGACAACATCACGATGATGACCGGCACCGAGACGGACGTGGACGTGTCGCGGCTGCGGTTCGTCCCCGTCCAGGACGTGCCGACGGAACTGGGGAAAGAGACCGTCGCGGGGACGGTGTTCGAACTCCACGGCGACCCCAGCGGCTACCTCGCGATCCTGTTCGACGAGTCCTCGGCCGAGGAGGTCGCCGGCGGCATGATCCCGACCGAGACCGACCCCGGGATCGGCGACATGGAGAAGGGTGCCCTCCGGGAGTTGGGCAACATCATGACGTCTGGGTTCATCGACGGCTGGGCGAACGTGCTCGGCACGAGCATCGAGCACACCCCGCCGCAGTTCGTCCACGACATGGGGTCGGCGGTGATGAGTCCCCTCGTGAGCCGGCTCGGGCAGACCCAGGACCACGCGTTCATCATCGACTCGACCGTCCGGACGCCCGACGGCAACGTCCGGTGTGACATCTACGCGCTGCCCGACCAGCGGGAGCTGGCGGCGGCGTTGGACCGCATCGAGCCCGCCGCTACCGACGGCGGGCTTCCGCGGTGA
- a CDS encoding flagellar protein G, translating to MAGGSAAELILFIAAIVIAASVAGTLTSEVDRVSDAISAQSLDVAGEIRADAEIVSDPGAGVYNDTSENVTIHVRNTGASDLPADPGTVDLLLDGEYVTGATVTVVDGGDSWHRGDVVRIEFATGGLAPDTDHRLKLVVRGDEEVFRFRT from the coding sequence ATGGCCGGCGGGAGCGCGGCCGAACTCATCCTGTTCATCGCGGCGATCGTGATCGCGGCGTCGGTCGCCGGCACCCTGACGAGCGAGGTGGACCGCGTCAGCGACGCCATCTCGGCGCAGTCGCTCGACGTCGCCGGCGAGATCCGCGCCGACGCGGAGATCGTCTCCGACCCGGGCGCGGGCGTGTACAACGACACGTCGGAGAACGTCACGATCCACGTCCGTAACACGGGTGCGTCCGACCTCCCGGCCGATCCGGGGACCGTCGACCTGCTCCTCGACGGCGAGTACGTCACGGGCGCGACCGTCACCGTCGTCGACGGCGGCGACAGCTGGCACCGCGGCGACGTGGTGCGCATCGAGTTCGCGACGGGCGGACTCGCCCCCGACACCGACCACCGCCTGAAGCTGGTCGTGCGGGGCGACGAGGAAGTGTTCCGCTTCAGGACCTAA
- a CDS encoding archaellin/type IV pilin N-terminal domain-containing protein: protein MFEFVTDEDERGQVGIGTLIVFIAMVLVAAIAAGVLINTAGFLQSKAQETGTQSSKQVSNRLQEVATVGNVAGGADPYIDAVNVTVTLAPGAGEIDLENTTVTWIGPDGTFMLNHVNASQTVDDDFYTSVVKNADGADTVLDDPDDRFSIDFDLGTGSGQPERLEEGDEVTIKINTRAGATTTIRFTVPESLGQRQGVEL, encoded by the coding sequence GTGTTCGAGTTCGTGACGGACGAGGACGAGCGCGGGCAGGTCGGTATCGGGACACTCATCGTGTTCATCGCGATGGTGCTCGTGGCGGCGATCGCCGCGGGCGTCCTGATCAACACCGCCGGGTTCCTCCAGAGCAAGGCCCAGGAGACCGGGACCCAAAGCAGTAAGCAGGTCAGCAACCGGCTCCAGGAGGTCGCCACCGTCGGCAACGTCGCCGGCGGAGCCGACCCGTACATCGACGCGGTCAACGTGACCGTGACGCTGGCGCCCGGCGCCGGCGAGATCGACCTGGAGAACACGACGGTCACCTGGATCGGTCCCGACGGGACGTTCATGCTCAACCACGTGAACGCCAGCCAAACCGTCGACGACGACTTCTACACCTCGGTAGTGAAGAACGCCGACGGGGCCGACACCGTCCTCGACGATCCGGACGACCGGTTCAGCATCGACTTCGACCTCGGCACCGGCTCCGGCCAGCCCGAACGGCTGGAGGAGGGCGACGAGGTGACGATCAAGATCAACACGCGCGCCGGCGCGACCACGACGATCCGCTTCACGGTGCCCGAGTCGCTCGGGCAGCGTCAGGGCGTCGAGCTGTAG
- a CDS encoding ATPase domain-containing protein → MSRAHQNTLLSIGLPERDQLNKELGGGIPRGSIVLMEGDYGAGKSALSQRFSYGLVDEGASVTLLSTELTVSGFIDQMYSLGYDVTKPLLNEELLFLAADFDSGGNFSEGDGDRKELLKRLMEAEAMWNSDVIILDTFDSILRNDPTFEALVRNNDERQAALEIISFFRDMISSGKVIVLTVDPSAVGDDAIGPFRSIADVFLELQMVEVGSDVRRNIAVKRFAGMGSQVGDSIGFSVRSGTGIVIESRSVA, encoded by the coding sequence ATGTCACGCGCACACCAGAACACGCTGTTGTCGATCGGACTGCCCGAGCGCGACCAACTGAACAAGGAACTGGGCGGCGGGATCCCCCGCGGCTCCATCGTCCTCATGGAGGGGGACTACGGCGCCGGGAAGTCGGCGCTGTCCCAGCGGTTCTCCTACGGACTCGTCGACGAGGGCGCGAGCGTCACCCTGCTGTCGACCGAGCTGACGGTGTCGGGGTTCATCGATCAGATGTACTCGCTGGGCTACGACGTGACGAAGCCGCTGCTCAACGAGGAGCTGCTGTTCCTCGCGGCGGACTTCGACTCCGGCGGGAACTTCTCCGAGGGCGACGGGGACCGCAAGGAGCTGTTGAAGCGGCTGATGGAGGCGGAGGCGATGTGGAACTCCGACGTGATCATCCTCGACACGTTCGACTCCATCCTCCGCAACGACCCCACCTTCGAGGCGCTCGTCCGCAACAACGACGAACGGCAGGCGGCCCTGGAGATCATCTCCTTCTTCCGGGACATGATCTCCTCGGGCAAGGTGATCGTCCTCACCGTCGACCCCTCGGCCGTCGGCGACGACGCCATCGGCCCGTTCCGCTCCATCGCCGACGTCTTCCTCGAACTCCAGATGGTCGAGGTCGGCTCCGACGTCCGCCGCAACATCGCGGTCAAGCGGTTCGCCGGGATGGGGAGCCAGGTCGGGGACTCTATCGGCTTCTCCGTCCGCTCGGGCACCGGCATCGTCATCGAGTCGCGCAGCGTCGCGTAG
- a CDS encoding helix-turn-helix domain-containing protein — protein sequence MAGDHEEIIEVLGNKYNPEILDAAGEPKSAQELSDQLGVPIATCYRRINELEETELLELHDRPLSDEHRRIKVYRRCVDGVNVTFRDGLTVELEERSEVKNKLDDVWRTMTDG from the coding sequence ATGGCCGGGGACCACGAGGAGATCATCGAGGTGCTGGGGAACAAGTACAACCCCGAGATCCTCGACGCGGCGGGCGAGCCGAAGTCGGCACAGGAGCTGTCGGACCAACTGGGCGTGCCGATCGCCACCTGCTACCGCCGGATCAACGAGCTGGAGGAGACGGAGCTACTGGAACTGCACGACAGGCCGCTCTCGGACGAACACCGTCGGATCAAGGTGTACCGTCGGTGTGTGGACGGCGTGAACGTCACCTTCCGCGACGGACTGACCGTCGAACTGGAGGAGCGGTCGGAAGTGAAGAACAAGCTCGACGACGTGTGGCGGACGATGACCGACGGCTGA
- a CDS encoding DUF7500 family protein, translated as MSDDAPRGNPGVDPDDLDISKSEYVRELGDDRYVVSAGNRPPRAPREDDTDETDEGAADAAADAGDAGDAGDAAATRDHAADVATTAEAVREGLSPEDGPGAAGDAGDATSDPPHSSAAGAATSADPAATEPGATDPVASDPNTAAGTASDSGATRSSTSSPQAAGDEGLPGASGEPTGADAPSSADTGARPASHGRRGAPLAGGGDADPGDLDADAVGQWLAASLANTEFTYGFDATLSLGDRTTRHRMVSDDLGEAFETLVTWFADTAGGDTATEDALGILLAGMDTGPRLSPADVRSAMAGLGVSRDDTVEDLLVALDRAGGLEL; from the coding sequence ATGAGTGACGACGCACCGCGCGGGAACCCCGGCGTCGACCCGGACGACCTCGACATCTCCAAGAGCGAGTACGTCCGCGAGCTGGGCGACGACCGCTACGTCGTCTCGGCGGGGAACCGACCGCCGCGCGCCCCACGCGAGGACGACACCGACGAGACGGACGAGGGCGCGGCCGACGCAGCCGCGGACGCAGGGGACGCAGGGGACGCCGGGGACGCCGCCGCCACGCGGGACCACGCGGCCGACGTCGCGACGACCGCCGAGGCCGTCCGCGAGGGACTCTCACCGGAGGACGGCCCGGGCGCCGCCGGCGACGCCGGCGACGCGACGAGCGATCCCCCACACTCGTCGGCAGCCGGCGCCGCGACATCGGCCGACCCGGCGGCGACTGAACCGGGTGCGACTGACCCGGTCGCGTCCGATCCGAACACGGCCGCGGGGACTGCGTCCGACTCCGGCGCGACCCGGTCGTCCACATCGTCGCCGCAGGCGGCGGGCGACGAAGGCCTCCCGGGCGCGTCCGGGGAGCCGACCGGGGCGGACGCGCCCTCCTCGGCCGACACGGGCGCTCGGCCCGCCTCGCACGGGCGCCGCGGCGCCCCGCTCGCCGGCGGCGGCGACGCCGACCCAGGGGACCTCGACGCCGACGCCGTCGGCCAGTGGCTCGCGGCCTCGCTGGCGAACACCGAGTTCACCTACGGCTTCGACGCCACGCTGTCGCTGGGCGACCGGACGACCCGCCATCGGATGGTCTCCGACGACCTGGGGGAGGCGTTCGAGACGCTCGTCACGTGGTTCGCCGACACCGCCGGCGGCGACACCGCGACCGAGGACGCCCTCGGTATCCTGCTGGCCGGGATGGACACCGGTCCCCGGCTCTCGCCGGCGGACGTCCGTTCGGCGATGGCCGGGCTGGGTGTGTCGCGCGACGACACCGTCGAGGACCTCCTCGTCGCGCTCGACCGCGCCGGCGGACTGGAGCTGTAG
- the cheY gene encoding chemotaxis protein CheY, giving the protein MPTSVLIADDSEFMRNLLREILEGEFEIVGEAENGVEAVDLYGEHAPDIVMMDIVMPIRNGIEATTEITDEHPDASIIMCTSVGQEEKMKAAVKAGAEGYITKPFQKPNVLEAINDVVPA; this is encoded by the coding sequence ATGCCGACCAGCGTGCTGATCGCGGACGACTCGGAGTTCATGCGGAACCTCCTGCGGGAGATCCTCGAAGGGGAGTTCGAGATCGTGGGGGAGGCCGAAAACGGCGTGGAGGCGGTCGACCTCTACGGCGAACACGCGCCGGACATCGTGATGATGGACATCGTGATGCCGATCCGCAACGGGATCGAGGCGACGACCGAGATCACCGACGAACACCCCGACGCGAGCATCATCATGTGCACCAGCGTCGGGCAGGAGGAGAAGATGAAGGCGGCGGTGAAGGCGGGCGCCGAGGGGTACATCACGAAACCGTTCCAGAAGCCGAACGTGCTCGAAGCCATCAACGACGTCGTCCCCGCGTAG
- a CDS encoding ATPase domain-containing protein, giving the protein MVTTVPTGIDGLDSILNGGLVEDATVLVSGNPGTGKSLFGIQYLYDGVTEYDEHGIYISFEENEEDIRQAAESIGFDRWGDLVDEGAIKVYDKQHMLREGDFSSALDTLMEDFANASYDRLVLDSLTMFSLFFEDEKEKRTYLLKFSDILKQNGLTSLLINEQGAVFPETEIGLENFLTDGNIYFIQTPTDSGVNRYVWVAKMRKQDIDTDIFPMEIAEGGIKVYERAGGFSMMGRDGPGDGGSGF; this is encoded by the coding sequence ATGGTAACTACGGTTCCGACCGGCATCGACGGTCTCGACTCGATCCTCAACGGGGGACTCGTCGAGGACGCGACGGTGTTGGTGAGCGGGAATCCGGGGACGGGGAAGTCGTTGTTCGGCATCCAGTACCTGTACGACGGCGTCACCGAGTACGACGAACACGGCATCTACATCTCCTTCGAGGAGAACGAGGAGGACATCCGGCAGGCCGCCGAGTCGATCGGGTTCGACCGCTGGGGCGACCTCGTCGACGAGGGCGCGATCAAGGTGTACGACAAACAGCACATGCTCCGGGAAGGCGACTTCTCCTCTGCGCTCGACACCCTGATGGAGGACTTCGCCAACGCCTCCTACGACCGGCTGGTGCTCGACTCGCTGACGATGTTCTCGCTGTTCTTCGAGGACGAGAAGGAGAAGCGGACGTACCTCCTGAAGTTCTCGGACATCCTCAAGCAGAACGGCCTGACCTCGCTACTCATCAACGAACAGGGCGCAGTGTTCCCCGAGACCGAGATCGGGCTGGAGAACTTCCTCACCGACGGGAACATCTACTTCATCCAGACGCCGACGGACTCCGGCGTGAACCGCTACGTCTGGGTGGCGAAGATGCGCAAGCAGGACATCGACACCGACATCTTCCCCATGGAGATCGCCGAGGGAGGGATCAAAGTGTACGAGCGCGCGGGCGGCTTCTCCATGATGGGCCGCGACGGTCCCGGCGACGGCGGCTCCGGCTTCTGA